A single genomic interval of Rhizobium leguminosarum bv. trifolii WSM1325 harbors:
- a CDS encoding conserved hypothetical protein (KEGG: rec:RHECIAT_CH0002947 hypothetical protein) yields MVGRFLVFLGGVIVVVLFVALLAPLFIDWTDFRKNFEDQASRIIGKKVTVYGTVDARLLPFPSVTLHDVRVGQEADGTPIVKVEQFSMDAELAPFLSGEALIFDMRIVNPKVRLRLLKDGTLDWMRGSRAEIPARTVVLENVHVSGGEVEFIDDQSGRSRRITGLNAEMSAKSLAGPWRIEGDAALDGEHGGFSISSSQPDEKGVLRMRTRLSPDKHPVSVDLDGELKLVDSKPNYQGQLSAAIEIRNSAKPANKKEQPPRVKGRFELTNERIRIPEYRMEIGPTDDPYVITGEATLDTGNAPEFLLTADGQQIDVNRIGNQGSAGKTTRDPAVSARQRLNSLIDIVAQVPIPQVPGKASVKLPAIVAGDTTLRDVQLELEPAGTGWLIDSVTGTLPGRTQVEGKGKLLLQGEPSFNGQILVASSQPTGLASWLAGSVDPAIRQLRQAGFSANVSLTHELQRFENLEIAIGPATLKGRLERQAISGQTPTLSVALNGDTLDLDALQALSGLMTGQDAGDNVLDHKIAAQLKADKFTAFGVDAENVETTFTIADGALAVDRLSIKNIAGAELTATGRAEGSLLDYKGAGEITFKSADPGGFFTMLREHLPHHPVLDRLVRNAGWYGNTALRGALTLGGDEGNALTVTLAGVANGSRVNLDYRMSDLLALTGNGTTSLEATLENAVPSVLFGQAGLDPLPVDVGANGRLTLKVKASGNDPADAALTFATDRTSFMANGKIDVRPETFMNGEIALSLDSADIDPYLIMNGIALPQTGTGLPFGLQVNAAVNSDKIVFSDLKGHAADNEFSGALTFDRKAAKTTASGGLTLSKADAGWLGEAVFGQIVDPANGQLTTAPLGLPVFKDLDVNVKLTAKQFWPGLPETAVSDFTSNVAYKGDELQLNDMAGNWDDGKLSGNLLFTNANGTGFLQTKLALADSDLSGVVWLRDGAPIANGKFGLSLSMEASGKTIGEIASSLNGSGELRLGDTSIRGLNLAVLPPLLAATDTMQEQINAGKVHPIIETLLSNGEAKLPPLGIPFNIADGTLRVQNVTVANDLARITADAQIALPEERISATLGVGFNPGTEALSGAEPALRLNFSGMLPSPGKTMDVTDITSFLSLRAFERERRRVERLQAVVLEKQRLRREVALYRFNDAERIKAAEIEQQRQAEEERLRALAQKAAAEKAAAEAEAARAAEAKAKADADAQARAAAEAEAARRSGQAQPGPLNFDQLPGVQAQ; encoded by the coding sequence TTGGTAGGCCGGTTCCTCGTCTTTCTGGGGGGAGTGATCGTCGTAGTGCTGTTTGTGGCGCTGCTTGCGCCGCTGTTCATCGACTGGACGGACTTCCGCAAGAATTTTGAGGATCAGGCAAGCCGCATTATCGGCAAGAAAGTCACCGTCTACGGCACCGTGGATGCGCGCCTCTTGCCGTTTCCATCGGTGACGCTGCATGACGTGCGCGTCGGCCAGGAAGCAGACGGCACGCCGATCGTCAAGGTCGAGCAGTTCTCCATGGATGCGGAGCTCGCACCTTTCCTGTCGGGCGAAGCGCTGATCTTCGACATGCGTATCGTCAATCCGAAGGTGCGCTTGAGATTGCTCAAGGACGGCACGCTCGACTGGATGCGCGGCAGCCGCGCGGAAATACCGGCAAGGACCGTCGTCCTCGAAAACGTGCATGTCAGCGGCGGCGAGGTCGAATTCATCGACGATCAGTCGGGTCGCTCGCGTCGCATCACCGGCCTCAACGCGGAAATGTCGGCAAAGTCGCTGGCTGGTCCCTGGCGCATCGAGGGCGACGCTGCGCTCGACGGCGAGCACGGCGGCTTCTCGATCTCGAGCAGTCAGCCGGACGAGAAGGGCGTGCTGCGCATGCGCACGAGGCTTTCGCCGGACAAGCACCCTGTCAGCGTCGATCTCGACGGCGAGCTGAAGCTCGTCGACAGCAAGCCGAACTATCAGGGCCAGCTTTCGGCCGCGATCGAAATCCGCAACAGCGCCAAGCCCGCCAACAAGAAAGAGCAGCCGCCGCGCGTCAAGGGCCGCTTCGAGCTCACCAATGAACGTATCCGCATCCCCGAATACCGGATGGAGATCGGCCCGACAGACGATCCCTACGTCATAACCGGCGAGGCGACGCTCGATACCGGCAATGCGCCGGAATTCCTGTTGACCGCCGACGGCCAGCAGATCGATGTCAACCGCATCGGCAATCAGGGCTCGGCCGGCAAGACGACACGGGATCCCGCTGTTTCGGCGCGCCAGCGGTTGAATTCGCTGATCGATATCGTCGCGCAGGTGCCGATCCCGCAGGTGCCGGGCAAGGCGAGCGTCAAGCTGCCGGCAATCGTCGCCGGCGATACGACGCTGCGCGACGTACAGCTGGAGCTCGAACCGGCCGGCACCGGCTGGCTGATCGACAGCGTCACCGGCACGCTGCCGGGACGCACGCAGGTAGAGGGCAAGGGCAAGCTCCTGCTTCAGGGCGAGCCTTCGTTCAACGGCCAGATCCTGGTGGCCTCCAGCCAGCCGACGGGGCTAGCCTCCTGGCTAGCCGGCTCGGTCGATCCGGCTATCCGGCAATTACGGCAGGCGGGCTTTTCCGCCAATGTCAGCCTGACGCATGAATTGCAGCGTTTCGAAAATCTCGAGATCGCCATCGGACCGGCGACGCTGAAGGGCCGGCTGGAGCGCCAGGCGATCTCCGGCCAGACGCCGACGCTATCGGTGGCGCTGAACGGCGATACGCTCGATCTTGACGCGCTACAGGCGCTGAGCGGGCTCATGACCGGCCAGGATGCCGGCGACAACGTGCTCGACCACAAGATCGCCGCCCAGCTCAAGGCCGACAAGTTCACCGCCTTCGGCGTCGACGCCGAGAATGTCGAGACCACCTTTACGATTGCCGATGGCGCGCTTGCCGTCGACCGGCTGTCGATCAAGAATATTGCAGGCGCAGAGCTGACGGCGACGGGCAGGGCGGAAGGTTCGCTGCTCGACTACAAGGGCGCGGGCGAGATCACCTTCAAATCGGCCGATCCCGGCGGCTTCTTCACCATGCTGCGCGAGCACCTGCCGCATCACCCGGTGCTTGACCGGCTGGTGCGCAATGCCGGCTGGTACGGCAATACGGCGCTTCGCGGCGCGCTGACGCTTGGCGGCGACGAGGGCAATGCGCTGACGGTGACGCTTGCCGGCGTGGCGAACGGCAGCCGCGTCAATCTCGACTACCGCATGTCCGACCTCCTGGCGCTGACCGGCAATGGCACGACGAGCCTCGAGGCGACGCTCGAAAACGCCGTGCCATCAGTCCTGTTCGGCCAGGCCGGGCTCGATCCGCTGCCGGTCGATGTCGGGGCCAATGGCCGCCTGACGCTGAAGGTGAAGGCATCGGGCAACGATCCCGCCGATGCGGCGCTGACCTTTGCGACCGACCGGACCTCGTTCATGGCCAACGGCAAGATCGATGTCCGGCCGGAGACCTTCATGAACGGCGAGATCGCCCTTTCGCTCGACAGCGCCGATATCGACCCCTATCTCATCATGAACGGCATCGCCCTGCCGCAGACCGGAACCGGGCTGCCGTTCGGCCTGCAGGTCAATGCCGCCGTCAATAGCGACAAGATCGTCTTTTCGGATCTCAAGGGGCATGCGGCCGACAACGAATTTTCCGGTGCGCTGACCTTCGACCGGAAGGCTGCGAAGACGACCGCGAGTGGCGGGCTGACGCTCTCCAAGGCCGATGCCGGCTGGCTCGGCGAGGCGGTGTTCGGCCAGATCGTCGATCCCGCCAACGGTCAGCTGACGACGGCGCCGCTGGGGCTGCCCGTCTTCAAGGATCTCGACGTCAACGTGAAGCTGACGGCCAAGCAGTTCTGGCCGGGCCTTCCGGAAACGGCGGTGTCGGACTTCACCAGCAACGTTGCCTACAAGGGCGACGAGCTGCAGCTCAACGACATGGCCGGCAATTGGGACGACGGAAAGCTCTCCGGCAACCTGCTTTTCACCAATGCCAACGGTACCGGTTTCCTGCAGACGAAGCTTGCGCTTGCCGATTCCGATCTTTCCGGCGTCGTCTGGCTGCGCGACGGAGCGCCGATCGCCAACGGCAAGTTCGGATTGTCGCTGTCGATGGAGGCTTCGGGCAAGACGATCGGCGAGATCGCCAGCTCGCTCAATGGTTCGGGCGAACTGAGGCTCGGCGATACCAGCATACGCGGGCTTAACCTTGCCGTCCTTCCGCCGCTGCTTGCCGCAACCGATACGATGCAGGAGCAGATCAATGCCGGCAAGGTGCATCCAATCATCGAGACGCTGCTCAGCAACGGCGAGGCGAAGCTGCCGCCGCTCGGCATCCCCTTCAACATCGCCGACGGGACGCTGAGGGTGCAGAATGTCACCGTCGCCAACGATCTGGCCCGCATCACCGCCGATGCGCAAATCGCACTGCCGGAAGAGCGGATCAGCGCGACTCTGGGCGTCGGGTTCAATCCTGGCACGGAAGCGCTTTCCGGCGCCGAGCCGGCGCTCCGGCTGAATTTTTCCGGCATGCTGCCGTCGCCCGGCAAGACGATGGATGTAACCGATATCACCAGCTTTCTGTCGCTGCGCGCCTTCGAGCGCGAGCGCCGGCGTGTCGAGCGGCTGCAGGCGGTCGTGCTCGAAAAACAGCGGCTGCGCCGCGAGGTGGCGCTCTACCGGTTCAACGACGCTGAGCGCATCAAGGCAGCCGAGATCGAGCAGCAACGGCAGGCGGAGGAAGAGCGGCTGCGCGCGCTGGCGCAGAAAGCAGCCGCTGAGAAGGCTGCTGCCGAGGCGGAGGCCGCACGCGCGGCGGAAGCCAAAGCGAAGGCGGATGCGGATGCGCAGGCGAGGGCCGCCGCAGAGGCGGAAGCAGCACGGCGCAGCGGGCAAGCGCAGCCCGGTCCGCTCAATTTCGACCAGTTGCCGGGCGTTCAGGCGCAGTGA
- a CDS encoding conserved hypothetical protein (KEGG: ret:RHE_CH02801 hypothetical protein), giving the protein MSAEIINLRQFRKKQARSEQEKQAEQNRISFGRTKGEKQLTRSLNDKADKAHRDGRIETDDDGA; this is encoded by the coding sequence ATGAGCGCCGAAATCATCAATCTGCGCCAGTTCCGCAAGAAGCAGGCTCGCTCCGAACAGGAGAAGCAGGCCGAACAGAACCGCATCTCCTTCGGCCGCACCAAGGGCGAAAAGCAACTGACCCGCAGCCTGAACGACAAGGCCGACAAAGCCCATCGGGACGGCCGGATCGAGACCGATGACGACGGCGCGTGA
- a CDS encoding D-lactate dehydrogenase (cytochrome) (PFAM: FAD linked oxidase domain protein~KEGG: rec:RHECIAT_CH0002948 D-lactate dehydrogenase (cytochrome) protein), whose amino-acid sequence MALKDAKAGTRNEAGIAAVLGILKQSFGERFQTGQSFREQHAHTTTYIPPQLPDGVLFAESAEDVKAAVRACATHKVPVIGFGVGTSLEGQVNAANGGISIDFSRMDRVLEVNPEDLDCTVEPGVTREALNIHLRDTGLFFPIDPGANASIGGMASTRASGTNAVRYGTMKDNVLAVTAVTANGEEIRTARRARKSSAGYDLTRLFVGAEGTLGILTSVTLRLQAIPQKIAGGACAFPSIKAACDAVIMTIQMGIPVARIELLDTVQMRACNAYSKLSYAESPTLFLEFHGTDETVPLQSAAFAEIAAECGGGEFLWTANAEERTKLWKARHDAYWAARALAPGLAALSTDVCVPISRLADCVSETQADIEEHGLLGPIVGHAGDGNFHVLLLFDDKSAEDIAMAESFVQRLNRRALDLDGTCTGEHGIGQGKMAFLEQELGGAVDLMRQVKQALDPDDIFNPGKIFHHG is encoded by the coding sequence ATGGCGCTGAAGGACGCGAAGGCGGGCACACGCAACGAGGCGGGAATTGCCGCGGTGCTCGGCATTCTCAAGCAGAGCTTCGGCGAGCGTTTCCAGACCGGCCAGTCCTTCCGCGAACAGCATGCCCATACGACCACTTATATCCCGCCGCAACTGCCAGACGGGGTGCTTTTCGCTGAGAGCGCCGAAGATGTGAAGGCGGCGGTCAGAGCCTGTGCGACCCACAAGGTGCCGGTGATCGGTTTCGGCGTCGGCACCTCGCTGGAGGGGCAGGTCAATGCCGCCAATGGCGGCATTTCGATTGACTTCAGCCGCATGGACCGGGTGCTTGAGGTCAACCCCGAAGATCTCGACTGCACCGTCGAACCGGGTGTGACACGCGAGGCGCTGAATATCCACCTGCGCGATACCGGCCTGTTCTTCCCGATCGATCCCGGCGCCAACGCCTCGATCGGCGGCATGGCCTCGACGCGGGCCTCCGGCACCAATGCCGTGCGCTACGGAACGATGAAGGACAATGTGCTTGCCGTCACCGCCGTCACCGCCAATGGCGAGGAGATCCGCACGGCCCGGCGCGCCCGTAAATCCTCGGCGGGCTACGATCTGACGCGGCTCTTCGTCGGCGCCGAGGGCACGCTCGGCATTCTGACCTCGGTGACGCTGCGCCTCCAGGCGATCCCCCAGAAGATTGCCGGAGGGGCCTGTGCCTTTCCGAGCATCAAGGCCGCCTGCGATGCCGTCATCATGACGATCCAGATGGGCATTCCGGTGGCGCGTATCGAGCTGCTCGACACGGTACAGATGCGGGCCTGCAACGCCTATTCAAAGCTCTCCTATGCCGAAAGCCCGACATTGTTCCTCGAATTCCACGGCACCGACGAGACGGTGCCGCTGCAATCGGCAGCCTTTGCCGAGATCGCCGCCGAATGCGGCGGCGGCGAGTTCCTGTGGACAGCCAATGCCGAGGAACGGACGAAGCTCTGGAAGGCACGCCACGACGCCTATTGGGCCGCAAGGGCGCTGGCGCCCGGGCTTGCCGCACTTTCGACCGATGTTTGTGTTCCGATATCGAGGCTCGCCGATTGTGTTTCCGAAACGCAGGCGGATATCGAGGAACACGGGCTGTTGGGGCCGATCGTCGGCCATGCCGGCGACGGGAACTTCCATGTGCTGCTGTTGTTCGACGACAAGAGCGCCGAAGACATCGCCATGGCCGAGAGCTTCGTACAACGGCTCAACCGGCGGGCGCTCGACCTGGACGGGACATGCACCGGTGAACACGGGATCGGGCAAGGCAAGATGGCGTTTCTGGAACAGGAGCTCGGCGGCGCGGTGGATCTGATGCGACAGGTGAAACAGGCGCTCGATCCGGACGATATCTTCAATCCCGGCAAGATTTTCCACCATGGCTGA
- a CDS encoding conserved hypothetical protein (KEGG: ret:RHE_CH02802 hypothetical protein), with the protein MIRKHSATLHGHRTSFSLEDEFWTELKTIAAARSILLAALISEIDDHRPPDSNLSSALRLHVLSWLKAGASHQP; encoded by the coding sequence ATGATCCGCAAGCATTCGGCGACATTGCACGGCCATCGCACCAGTTTCTCGCTGGAGGATGAGTTCTGGACCGAGCTGAAGACGATTGCCGCAGCCCGTTCGATACTGCTCGCCGCCCTGATCTCCGAAATCGACGACCACCGCCCGCCGGACAGCAACCTGTCCTCAGCGCTGCGCTTGCATGTGCTTTCCTGGCTGAAGGCCGGCGCCAGCCACCAGCCCTGA
- a CDS encoding Dihydrofolate reductase (PFAM: dihydrofolate reductase region~KEGG: rec:RHECIAT_CH0002941 dihydrofolate reductase protein): MADIRRTIIAAVARNGIIGRDGDMPWRLSSDLKRFKALTLGKPVVMGRKTYESIGKPLPGRPNVVISRQAAIEHPDVSMTHSLSEAITAAERLALETGVDEICILGGGQVYAQAIGLADRMCITHVEADLDGDASFPVIDPDIWQAGEAIAVPAGEKDSYPTRFVVYERRRA, from the coding sequence ATGGCCGACATCCGCAGGACCATTATCGCCGCCGTTGCCCGCAACGGCATTATCGGCCGTGACGGCGACATGCCGTGGCGGCTTTCGAGCGATCTCAAGCGCTTCAAGGCGCTGACATTGGGAAAGCCTGTGGTGATGGGCCGCAAGACCTACGAGTCGATCGGCAAGCCACTGCCGGGACGGCCGAACGTCGTCATTTCGCGGCAGGCAGCGATAGAACATCCTGATGTCTCCATGACGCATTCGCTGTCCGAGGCGATAACGGCGGCCGAAAGGCTGGCGCTCGAAACCGGCGTCGACGAGATCTGCATTCTGGGCGGCGGGCAGGTCTATGCCCAGGCGATCGGTCTTGCCGACCGGATGTGCATCACGCATGTCGAGGCCGATCTCGACGGAGACGCGTCGTTTCCCGTGATTGATCCCGATATCTGGCAGGCAGGGGAGGCGATCGCGGTTCCGGCCGGCGAGAAGGACAGCTATCCCACGCGCTTCGTCGTCTACGAACGCCGACGCGCCTGA
- a CDS encoding HflK protein (KEGG: rec:RHECIAT_CH0002940 hydrolase serine protease transmembrane subunit K protein~TIGRFAM: HflK protein~PFAM: band 7 protein~SMART: band 7 protein), translated as MPWSNQNGGGGPWGGGGGNNQGPWGQGPNRPRGGGGKGGPPDLEDIIRRGQDQLRNIIPGGFNGGVAVIVVAIVAVFWLIQCIYVVQPDERGVELRFGKPKEEISMPGLHFHLWPMETVETVKVTVQQLNIGATSASSSNGLMLSSDKSVINVQFAVFYTVSDPKAYLFNVENPAETLQQVSDSAMREIVGRRPAQDAFRSNRQPIEVDVLNILQDTMNRYGAGVTVTGVTIQNVAPPREVADAFEEVQRAGRDRDSTIEEANRYTNQKLGQARGDAARIREDAAAYTDRVVKEAEGEAQRFTAINDEYSKAPDVTRKRLYLETMEQVLKNSRKVIIDEKQGVLPYLPLNELGKPAQQGG; from the coding sequence ATGCCCTGGAGCAATCAGAATGGCGGCGGCGGCCCTTGGGGCGGCGGCGGCGGTAATAATCAGGGACCATGGGGACAGGGGCCGAACCGGCCGCGCGGTGGCGGCGGCAAGGGCGGACCGCCTGATCTGGAAGATATCATCCGGCGCGGTCAGGACCAGCTGCGCAACATCATTCCCGGCGGATTCAACGGCGGCGTGGCGGTGATCGTCGTGGCGATCGTCGCCGTCTTCTGGCTGATCCAATGCATCTACGTCGTGCAGCCGGACGAACGCGGCGTCGAACTGCGGTTCGGCAAGCCGAAGGAAGAGATTTCCATGCCGGGCCTGCATTTCCATCTGTGGCCGATGGAAACGGTGGAGACGGTCAAGGTGACCGTGCAGCAGCTGAACATCGGGGCGACTTCGGCATCGTCTTCGAACGGCCTGATGCTGTCCAGCGACAAGAGCGTCATCAACGTGCAGTTCGCGGTCTTCTACACCGTCAGCGATCCCAAGGCCTATCTCTTCAACGTCGAAAATCCGGCAGAGACGCTGCAGCAGGTTTCCGACAGTGCCATGCGTGAAATCGTCGGCCGGCGTCCGGCGCAGGACGCCTTCCGCAGCAATCGCCAGCCGATCGAAGTGGATGTGCTCAATATCCTGCAGGATACGATGAACCGCTATGGCGCAGGCGTGACCGTGACCGGCGTGACGATCCAGAACGTGGCACCGCCGCGGGAAGTCGCCGATGCCTTCGAAGAAGTGCAGCGTGCCGGCCGTGACCGCGACAGCACGATTGAAGAGGCCAATCGCTACACGAACCAGAAGCTTGGTCAGGCGCGAGGCGATGCGGCCAGAATCCGTGAAGATGCAGCCGCCTACACGGACCGTGTGGTGAAGGAGGCCGAAGGTGAAGCGCAGCGCTTCACGGCGATCAACGACGAATATTCGAAGGCGCCCGACGTGACCCGCAAGCGGTTGTACCTCGAAACGATGGAGCAAGTGCTGAAGAACTCCCGGAAGGTCATCATCGACGAGAAGCAGGGCGTCCTGCCCTACCTGCCGCTCAATGAGCTCGGCAAGCCGGCGCAGCAGGGAGGTTGA
- a CDS encoding thymidylate synthase (KEGG: ret:RHE_CH02799 thymidylate synthase~TIGRFAM: thymidylate synthase~PFAM: thymidylate synthase), whose amino-acid sequence MKQYLDLLNHVMEKGSDRGDRTGTGTRSVFGYQMRFDLEEGFPVLTTKKLHLRSIIHELLWFLKGETNIRYLKENGVSIWDEWADENGDLGPVYGAQWRSWPAPDGGHIDQIANLVKGIVNNPNSRRHIVSAWNPAEVDEMALPPCHCLFQFYVADGKLSCQLYQRSADIFLGVPFNIASYALLTMMVAQVTGLKPGDFVHTLGDAHLYHNHFDQAKLQLARRPKPLPFMRIKPDVKDIFGFTFDDFELIGYEADASIKAPIAV is encoded by the coding sequence ATGAAGCAATATCTCGATCTCTTGAATCATGTGATGGAAAAGGGCTCCGACCGGGGCGACCGCACCGGCACCGGCACGCGCTCGGTCTTCGGCTACCAGATGCGCTTCGACCTCGAAGAGGGCTTCCCCGTCCTCACCACGAAGAAGCTGCATCTGCGCTCGATCATTCACGAGCTTCTCTGGTTTCTGAAGGGCGAGACGAATATCCGATATCTCAAGGAAAACGGCGTTTCGATCTGGGACGAATGGGCCGACGAAAACGGCGATCTCGGGCCGGTCTACGGCGCCCAGTGGCGCTCCTGGCCAGCGCCGGATGGCGGCCATATCGACCAGATCGCCAATCTCGTCAAAGGCATCGTCAACAATCCGAATTCGCGTCGCCACATCGTTTCGGCCTGGAATCCGGCCGAAGTGGACGAAATGGCGCTGCCGCCCTGCCATTGCCTGTTCCAGTTCTATGTGGCTGACGGCAAGCTTTCCTGCCAGCTCTACCAGCGGTCGGCCGATATCTTCCTCGGCGTGCCGTTCAACATCGCCTCCTATGCGCTGCTGACGATGATGGTGGCTCAGGTGACCGGGCTGAAGCCCGGCGATTTCGTTCACACGCTCGGCGACGCTCATCTCTATCACAACCATTTCGACCAGGCGAAGCTGCAACTGGCGCGCCGGCCGAAGCCGCTGCCGTTCATGCGCATCAAGCCTGATGTGAAGGACATTTTCGGCTTCACCTTCGACGATTTCGAGCTGATCGGCTACGAGGCCGATGCCAGCATCAAGGCGCCGATCGCCGTCTGA
- a CDS encoding protein of unknown function DUF1321 (PFAM: protein of unknown function DUF1321~KEGG: ret:RHE_CH02800 hypothetical protein) — MGQDHIRYDILAQDALRGVIRKVLAEVAATGRLPGDHHFFITFLTGATGVRISQHLKSKYPEQMTIVIQHQFWDMKITETHFEIGLSFSDVPEKLVIPFNAIRGFYDPSVNFELEFDVPLADGEELPSGEITAYPVDAASKPDDAAGAKTADGEEKKPGSVVSLDSFRKKQ; from the coding sequence ATGGGGCAGGATCATATCCGCTACGACATTCTGGCACAGGATGCACTTCGCGGCGTCATCCGCAAGGTATTGGCGGAAGTCGCAGCCACGGGCCGCCTGCCCGGTGATCATCACTTCTTCATCACCTTCCTCACTGGCGCGACCGGTGTGCGCATCTCCCAGCACCTGAAGTCGAAATACCCCGAGCAGATGACTATCGTCATACAGCACCAGTTCTGGGACATGAAGATCACCGAGACGCATTTCGAGATCGGTCTTTCCTTCTCGGACGTTCCGGAAAAGCTGGTCATCCCATTCAATGCGATCCGCGGCTTCTACGATCCCTCCGTCAACTTCGAGCTCGAGTTCGACGTGCCACTCGCCGATGGCGAGGAATTGCCGTCCGGCGAAATCACCGCCTATCCGGTGGATGCGGCCAGTAAGCCCGATGACGCCGCGGGCGCAAAAACCGCCGACGGCGAGGAGAAGAAACCGGGCTCCGTCGTCTCGCTCGACTCCTTCCGCAAGAAGCAGTGA
- a CDS encoding HflC protein (KEGG: rec:RHECIAT_CH0002939 hydrolase serine protease transmembrane subunit C protein~TIGRFAM: HflC protein~PFAM: band 7 protein~SMART: band 7 protein) — protein MTSNRLPIILLIVAIVLVGLYSSIFVVNAREQAIVVRFGQIQSVKTEPGIYFKLPFGFMDADRVQLVEKQALRLDLDNIRVQVQDGQTFDVDAFVIYNISDVRRFRETVSGDREAAEARLRAQLDSSLRRVYGLRDYNAALSEERVAMMLEIRDDLRTDAENLGLHIDDVRIRRTDLSPEVAPNTYNAMRSERLAEAERIRAEGNEEGQRRRAVADRQVVEFTAGAQRDAEILRGRGDAERNRVFAEVFSKDPAFFEFYRSMAAYSSALSSQDTTLVLSPNSEFFRYFDNAAGTLQSANPAAPVPAVPGAAVPAAPAQPTN, from the coding sequence ATGACATCGAACAGACTTCCCATCATTCTTCTCATCGTCGCCATCGTTTTGGTCGGGCTCTATTCGTCCATCTTCGTGGTGAATGCACGTGAGCAGGCCATCGTCGTCCGTTTCGGCCAGATCCAGTCGGTCAAAACCGAGCCGGGCATTTATTTCAAGCTGCCCTTCGGCTTCATGGATGCCGACCGCGTTCAGCTGGTCGAAAAGCAGGCGCTGAGGCTCGATCTCGACAATATTCGCGTTCAGGTCCAGGACGGTCAGACCTTCGACGTCGATGCCTTCGTGATCTACAACATCTCGGATGTCCGCCGCTTCCGCGAAACGGTATCGGGCGATCGCGAAGCCGCGGAAGCGCGGTTGAGAGCCCAGCTCGATTCATCGCTTCGTCGCGTCTACGGTCTGCGTGACTACAATGCTGCGCTCTCGGAAGAGCGTGTCGCGATGATGCTGGAGATTCGCGACGACCTGCGCACAGATGCCGAAAATCTCGGCCTGCATATAGACGATGTTCGTATCCGCCGCACCGACCTTTCGCCGGAGGTTGCGCCCAACACCTATAATGCCATGCGGTCGGAACGTCTCGCCGAGGCGGAGCGTATCCGTGCGGAGGGTAATGAGGAAGGCCAGCGGCGCCGGGCCGTCGCCGACCGTCAGGTCGTCGAGTTCACCGCAGGCGCCCAGCGCGATGCGGAAATCCTTCGAGGCCGGGGCGATGCGGAACGCAACCGCGTCTTCGCCGAAGTCTTCAGCAAGGATCCAGCCTTCTTCGAGTTCTATCGCTCGATGGCGGCCTATTCCTCCGCTCTCTCGTCGCAGGACACGACGCTGGTGCTGTCGCCGAATTCGGAATTCTTCCGCTATTTCGACAATGCCGCCGGCACCCTGCAGTCGGCAAATCCGGCTGCACCGGTTCCGGCAGTTCCCGGCGCCGCTGTTCCCGCTGCACCGGCCCAGCCGACGAACTGA